A segment of the Geoglobus ahangari genome:
GGGGAAGGAAGTCAGGTTGAAGGGGTTCTGCAACATCAGGATAGGGGAGGATGGAAAGGCGAGCTACGCGGGAGATGAGGTCGAAACTGCGAGGAAGGGCAGAAGCATAATCCACTGGCTTCCTGAGTCTCAGGCTCTGAAGTGCGAGGTTCTCACTCCGGAGGGGAAGGTAGAGGGGCTTGTTGAGGAGAATGTGAGGAGCGCTGTGAACAGAGTTGTGCAGTTTGAGAGATACGCCTTCTGCCGGGTTGAGGAGGCTGGAGAAGAGGTCAGGGCGATATACACTCACCCGTAAACACATTGCGAGGTTTTGAGACATACCGTGTTTTTATTTACTATCGATCCACCCAAAACCCTTATTATTCCCCAACCCAAAACCTACATGAATGACCATGCTCAGCAGTCCCAACGTCTGGAGGGAGTTTTTCCAGAACTACTATGAGAGAGAGCTCAACAAGATCGCCGGAAAGATCTCCACGGGAGACGGGACTGAGAAAAGCATATACGTTGATGTTCTCTCTCACCTCGCCCTCTTCAGGGAGGGTGTTTTAGCAGAAGAGCTGTTCAACTATCCTGATCAGGTCATAGAGGATGCAAAGAACGGCATATCCCTGACGGACAACATCTACGACGTGAAGCTCGAAAACTGCACGCCCAGATTCGTGAACCTTCCGGTTTCGAGGAGGACTCTCATCAGAGACCTGAGGGCCGAGCACATCTCGAGGTTCATCTCAATTGAAGGCATCGTGAGGAAGGTAACCGAGGTGAGGCCCAAGATCGTCGAGGCTGCGTTCGTGTGCAGCCACTGCGGGAAGAAGGTGAGAGTGTACCAAGAGGAGAGCAAGATCAAAACACCCTACGAGTGCCCCGCGTGCAAGTCGAAGAGGTTCGTTTTTCTGCCTGAGGAGAGCGTGCTCGTTGACAGCCAGCGCATTAAGATTCAGGAGTACCCCGAGAACCTGAAAGGTGGAGAGCAGCCCCAGAGCATCGACGTGTATCTGGAGGGGGACATAACCGGCATAGTGAACCCGGGAGACAGGGTGGTGATAAACGGAATAGTGAGGGCCAACCCAAGGGGGCAGGGGCAGAAGAAGCTCGTCCACATGGACCTCTACATCGAGGGCAACTCCATCGAGATACTCCAGCAGGAGTACGAGGAGTTCGAGATAACTGAGGAGGACAAGAAGAGGATACTCGAGCTGAGCGAGGACGAGAGGATTTATGAAAAAATAATCAAGAGCATAGCCCCGTCCATCTACGGATACGAAGACATAAAGCTCGCGATAGCTCTGCAGCTCTTCGGAGGTGTGCCCAAAAGGCTGCCCGACGGCACGGAGATCAGGGGAGACATACACATCCTGCTCGTCGGAGACCCGGGAGTTGCGAAGTCCCAGCTTCTCAGATACGTGCACAGAATAGCCCCGAGGAGCGTTTACACCACTGGCAAGGGAACCACGACTGCCGGCCTTACGGCAACTGCTGTTAGAGATGAGGTGGACGGCAGGTGGACGCTCGAGGCAGGAGCGCTCGTCCTTGCGGACAAGGGTATTGCCCTTGTTGACGAGATTGACAAGATGAGGCCAGAGGACAGGTCTGCCCTGCACGAGGCGATGGAGCAGCAGACCATCAGCGTCGCCAAGGCCGGAATTAACGCGGTGCTTAAAGCGAGGTGCGCGCTGCTCGGAGCTGCCAACCCGAAATACGGCAGGTTCGACCGCTACTCTCCAATTGCTGAGCAGATAAACCTCTCTCCAACCCTCATGTCGAGATTCGACCTAATTTTCGTCCTCACCGACGATCCCGATCCGGCAAGGGACACGGAGCTGGCGAAGCACATACTCCAGACCCACAAGCTGGGAGAGAAGCTGGAGAAGATGAGGAACGTGGCGAGTGAGTACACCAGACAGAGCCTCGAGGGAGAGATACAGAAGGTCGTGCCGGTGATCGACCCGGATCTCCTCAGGAAGTACATTGCCTACGCCAAGAGAACCGTGTTCCCCGTGCTGACCGACGAAGCGGAGAAGAGAATAATCGAATTCTACGTGGGGATGAGGAGCAAGGCCAAGGAGGACTCTCCGGTCCCCGTGACGGCGAGGCAGCTTGAAGCGTTGATCAGGCTTGCTGAAGCTTCAGCGAGAATAAGGCTCAGCGACAGGATAGAGCTTGAGGACGTTGAGAGGGTTATCAGGATAATCAGGAAGAGCCTCGAGCAGATCGCCCTCGATCCGGAGACGGGGGAGATTGACATAGACTACGCATTCTCGGGCACCTCAAAGAGCCAGAGGGACAAGATAATGACCATCAAGAGGATAGTCGAGGAGCTGGAGAAGGAGTACGAGAAGGGCGTGCCGGAAGAGGTGATCTTCGAGGAGGCCGAGAAGCAGGGAATAGACAAGCTGAAGACGAGAGACCTGCTGATAAAGATGAGGGAGAAGGGAGAGCTGTACTGCCCGAGGCCGGATCACTACAGGGTCGTGCACAACTACTGAACGGGCACGTGGAAGAGCGAAGCTATCAGGGTTCCGAACAGGTAGCTGAGGAAAGCTGTCCCCATTCCGGCAACAAGCATCTCCAGTGCCTTCTTCTTGACAGATATCCCGGACAGGAGAGATATCAGAGAGCCCACGAACACCAGCAGCGCTGCGGAGAGGAGGAGGGATATTGGAAGGGCCTCGGCGGTTGTTTCGGCAAGGAAGTACGGAGCCACAGGCAGCGCAACCCCGCAGAGGTAGGCGATGCCCGTGTAAAGCGCAGACTTCAGCTCGCTCTCCTTCACCTCCTCAACCTCGATGCTCTCGGCCCTCAGCTCCCTGAGGATCGCCTTCAGCCTCACCCTCGTCTCGTTGACCTGCCTCTGGGATCGAACGGAGATGAACGAGCCTGAGGCCATCGAAAGTGCTCCGGCAACCCCAACAACAAGCCCGCTCATCCCCACGAGGTCTGGCCTCGTGACGTACACGGCAGACAATCCCGTAACAACACCAAGAATCTCCACGAGTCCGTCGTTTATGCCGAGAACCATATCTCTGACGTTCTCTGCTCCGAAAAGCCTCTTCTTTCCCGAGAAGAACTTCTCGTGCTCGATCTCATCCACGATGATCTCCCTGAGCTCCTCCCTCTCCTCCTCGCTCAGGTCGTAGGCCCTGTAGAAGTCGTAGTACCTGATTATCGCGCTCATCTCGTTGAACTCGAGGAGAGAGGATGTAAGGGCGGGGCTTATCCTTCTGAGCAGTCTCACGAACCAGAGACTCAGCCTGCCGACCCTGACCCTCTCCGGCCTGACACCTCTCCTCTCCAGAAACCTCCTCCAGAAGTCAGCATGCCTCGCCTCTATTGCGTGGATCCTTATAAACTCCTTTCTCAGGTCCTCGTCCCTCTCCTCGTCTGCCAGAGTCCTGTAGAGCAGGGAGTCCTTGAACTCCTCCCTGTAGAACTCCGAAGCCTCTTGAACCTGCAATCACATCCTCTCCAGCGGCTCGATGCCCAGAAGCTCGAGGCCGTTCCTCAGCACTATCCTCGTTGCATCAACTATGGCGAGCCTGTGCATCCTCAGCTCGCTGTCGTCAGTTATCACGGGGTTCCTGTGGTAGAAGTCGCTGAACTTCTCCGCAACATCCATCAGGTATTCCGCGAAGATGTTTGGCTTCAGGCTCTCAACAACCTTCTCGACCACAAACGAGAACTTGGACAGCAGGAGGATGAGCTCCCTCTCCACACCGTCCATCATCGCTGAGTTGAAGTCGAGGTCTGCATAGCCCATCTCCACGGCCTTCCGCATTATGCTGCACGCCCTCGCGTGGGTGTACTGGATGTAGCTGGCCGTTTGCCTTTCGAAGTCTAACGCCTTCCTCCAGTCGAACGTCATTGGCTTCTCCGGCGACACCCTGACGAAGTCGTACCTCAACGCTCCGACGGCAACAGCCTTTGCGACGTGCTCCTTCTCCTCCTCGCTGAAGTCTCTGTCGGCGAGAATCCTCCTCGCCTCCTCCACCGTCTTCTCTATGAGCTCGTCTGCAGAAACGAACTTGCCCTTCCTCGTGCTCATTGATCCCTCCGGAAGAGAGACGAACTCGAAGAACACGATCTCAGGCGCTTTAAGGCCGAGGGCCTTCAAAACGTCTGAGAGCTGGCTGGCTATGAGCTTGTGATCTGCTCCGAGAACATTCATGAACCTCTCGTAGTTCTCGTTCTTCCAGAGGTGGTAGGCGAGGTCTCTCGTCACGTAAAGGGTTGTTCCGTTCTCCCTCTTCAGTATGAGATCCTTCTCATAGCCAAACCTGCTCATGTCGATCCTGTAAACGTCATCTTTGATGAGGAGCCCCCTCTCCTCGAGCATCTCGAATATCCTGTCCACGTAGCCGTTCCTCACAAACTCGGACTCCCACACGTAGCTGTCGTGCTCCACGTTCAGGTTCCCGAGCGTCTCCCTTATCCCCTCGAGAGCCTTCTCAATGACGCTCCTGAACTCCCTGACCACCTCCTCGTCCCCTCTTTCGTAGGCGACCATCAGCTCCTCTACCTGCCTGTCAATCTCATCATCCCTCTCAGCATCGGCGTTTATCCTCACGTAGGCCTTTGCGACCTCGTGGTCGGGCTTGCCCTCTCCGATGCCATACCTCCTCACCCCGAGAACGGCCATTGCTGATTGCCTGCCCATGTCATTCACGTAGTACTGGGTCTCGACCTTGACGCCAGCCTTCCTGAGAATTCTGGCCAGCGTATCTCCAATTATGGAGTTCCTTATGTGGCCCACATGCAAAGGCCCGTCCGGGTTTGCGGAGGTGTGCTCTATGAGAACCTCTCCACCCAGCCTGAGCGCCCCGTACCTGTAGTCCTCATCCAGAATCGCGTTGATCGTGTCCTCAAAAAACTCGGGGCTTGCGAAGAAGTTGATGTACCCGTTAACAACCTCGATCTTCCCGATGTAGTCCCCATAGATCTCAAACTCCTCGATGAGCTCCTCAGCAACCTCCTGGGGCTTCTTCCTCCTCTCCTTCGCGAGCTTGAAGGCGATGGTCGAGGCGAGATCTGCGTGCTCACTCTCCCTCAGAAACCTGTCCTCGATCCCCGTCGCCTTCTTAACC
Coding sequences within it:
- a CDS encoding minichromosome maintenance protein MCM — its product is MTMLSSPNVWREFFQNYYERELNKIAGKISTGDGTEKSIYVDVLSHLALFREGVLAEELFNYPDQVIEDAKNGISLTDNIYDVKLENCTPRFVNLPVSRRTLIRDLRAEHISRFISIEGIVRKVTEVRPKIVEAAFVCSHCGKKVRVYQEESKIKTPYECPACKSKRFVFLPEESVLVDSQRIKIQEYPENLKGGEQPQSIDVYLEGDITGIVNPGDRVVINGIVRANPRGQGQKKLVHMDLYIEGNSIEILQQEYEEFEITEEDKKRILELSEDERIYEKIIKSIAPSIYGYEDIKLAIALQLFGGVPKRLPDGTEIRGDIHILLVGDPGVAKSQLLRYVHRIAPRSVYTTGKGTTTAGLTATAVRDEVDGRWTLEAGALVLADKGIALVDEIDKMRPEDRSALHEAMEQQTISVAKAGINAVLKARCALLGAANPKYGRFDRYSPIAEQINLSPTLMSRFDLIFVLTDDPDPARDTELAKHILQTHKLGEKLEKMRNVASEYTRQSLEGEIQKVVPVIDPDLLRKYIAYAKRTVFPVLTDEAEKRIIEFYVGMRSKAKEDSPVPVTARQLEALIRLAEASARIRLSDRIELEDVERVIRIIRKSLEQIALDPETGEIDIDYAFSGTSKSQRDKIMTIKRIVEELEKEYEKGVPEEVIFEEAEKQGIDKLKTRDLLIKMREKGELYCPRPDHYRVVHNY
- a CDS encoding VIT1/CCC1 transporter family protein, which produces MQVQEASEFYREEFKDSLLYRTLADEERDEDLRKEFIRIHAIEARHADFWRRFLERRGVRPERVRVGRLSLWFVRLLRRISPALTSSLLEFNEMSAIIRYYDFYRAYDLSEEEREELREIIVDEIEHEKFFSGKKRLFGAENVRDMVLGINDGLVEILGVVTGLSAVYVTRPDLVGMSGLVVGVAGALSMASGSFISVRSQRQVNETRVRLKAILRELRAESIEVEEVKESELKSALYTGIAYLCGVALPVAPYFLAETTAEALPISLLLSAALLVFVGSLISLLSGISVKKKALEMLVAGMGTAFLSYLFGTLIASLFHVPVQ
- the argS gene encoding arginine--tRNA ligase, which codes for MFRVFYREVKKATGIEDRFLRESEHADLASTIAFKLAKERRKKPQEVAEELIEEFEIYGDYIGKIEVVNGYINFFASPEFFEDTINAILDEDYRYGALRLGGEVLIEHTSANPDGPLHVGHIRNSIIGDTLARILRKAGVKVETQYYVNDMGRQSAMAVLGVRRYGIGEGKPDHEVAKAYVRINADAERDDEIDRQVEELMVAYERGDEEVVREFRSVIEKALEGIRETLGNLNVEHDSYVWESEFVRNGYVDRIFEMLEERGLLIKDDVYRIDMSRFGYEKDLILKRENGTTLYVTRDLAYHLWKNENYERFMNVLGADHKLIASQLSDVLKALGLKAPEIVFFEFVSLPEGSMSTRKGKFVSADELIEKTVEEARRILADRDFSEEEKEHVAKAVAVGALRYDFVRVSPEKPMTFDWRKALDFERQTASYIQYTHARACSIMRKAVEMGYADLDFNSAMMDGVERELILLLSKFSFVVEKVVESLKPNIFAEYLMDVAEKFSDFYHRNPVITDDSELRMHRLAIVDATRIVLRNGLELLGIEPLERM